A segment of the Gemmatimonas sp. UBA7669 genome:
TCCGGGTCGGCGAGACCAATATCCTCGGTGGCAATGGCGGCCAGACGCCGCAGAAACACCTGCGGGTCCTCACCGGCCTGCAGCGCGCGAGCCAGCCAGTAGAGCGCGGCATGCGGATCGGAACCACGACACGATTTGTGAAAGGCCGAGAGCACCGCGTGTGAGTCGATGTCCTGCCGGTCGTAGCTCACCACGCGCACGCCAAGCGCTCCCGACAAGGCATCGACGGTCATGGTGTCGCCATCGGGCAAAGTGAGCGCAACGGCCTCGAGTGCCCCCAGCGCACGACGCGCGTCTCCATCGCACTGCTCCGCCAACCACGTCACCGTATCCGCATCGGCCACAAGACGGCGGCGTCCAAGGCCCCGCCGCTCGTCGCGGAGCGCCCGAGTGATGAGCGTCACAATGTCGCTCACTGCAAGCGGGCGCAGCGCGTACACGCGGCAGCGCGAGAGCAACGCGCCCACCACCGCGAATGCGGGCACTTCGGTGGTCGCGCCACACAGGGTGATCACGCCACGTTCCACGTGCGGCAACAAGGCATCCTGCTGCGAGCGCGCCCAGCGGTGAATCTCGTCGACCACCACGAGGGTGCGCGTCCCATCGAAGTCGCGACGCTCGGCTGCCTCGTCCACAATGGCGCGCAGGCGCGGAATACCGTCAGTCACCGCGTTGAGTGATACCACCACCTGTTTGGTGTATCGCCCGATGAGCGAAGCGATGGTGGTCTTGCCGGTGCCAGCGGGCCCCGTGAGGATGACACTGCCAATGGTACCGCGCCGAATGGCGTCACCCAGCGGACGCCCTGCGGCCAGCAGATGCTGCTGCCCCACGACGTCTTCGAGCGTTTCGGGACGCATGCGTGCGGCAAGCGGTTCAGCATCAGGCGAGGCAAACAGCGATGGCCCCTCGGACTTGCGTGCGCTCATCGGTGGGCGCTCATCGGTGGGCGCGCATGGAAGGCGTTCTCATGCGCGACGTTCCTCGAGACCGAGGCGCTCGGCCGCGACCCACAGTGCCTCCTCGAGCGCCGCATCGCGACGACGCGTGACACGCTCCGGATTCCAGGTGGGAGGGGGCAACTGTGAACGTGACTCGAAGCTGGCCGCGTCGAGTCGGTACGTCCAGCGGTCGGTGCGTGAATCAATGATCAGCAGGCGATCGCGCGTAATGGTGAATTGGTCCTGATCGGTATACACCGCACACTCCACGGCGCCGAAGGCCACAAGCGTCTGGCGCAGTCGCCCCACCGCTTCACGCACATCCGGCAACGGCAACAGGCTGCCCTGCCAGGTGCGACCGGATCGCAGATCCCGCAGCAGCATGTCCACGGCCGGATCAAAGAAACCCAGCAGGTGGTACACCACATCCATGACCTGCTCCGCCGGTGCGCCCACGATGCTGCGCCACAGGCCAGCATGTGCCGTGGTCACATACCACGCCCCGCCATGCACGAAGCGCGGGTCCTGCGACGTGGACCGCCACGCGAGTTCACTCATGTGCCGCCTGCCGGAGATGGCCCTGCATCCAATCGCGCGCGTGCCATGGCGCTCAATTCGGACACGGTGTTGCGCGCGGGATCAACGAGCACCGCCTCCAGCATCTCGTGCAGCAGCTGCCCGAGCAGCGGCCCCGGCTTTACGCCAAGGCGACGCAGATCGTCACCATCGATGGCGAGATCTCCGACCTCGATGGCATCACGGAAGGCGATGCGCAGCACACGGCGATGCAGCGCACGCCACGCCGCCGGCGACACCTCGTCACGCACCGCCCAGTGCGCCGCGGCCAGCCGCATGAAGGCGGCCATGCGCAGCCGACCAACCCGCGCTGCGAGCCGCCGGAGCGACGCATCATCCGGCCGTGCAGCGGCGACAAGTTGGCCGGTCAGCGATGGGCCCTCACGATGCCAGCGATCGACCAGCGCCCCAACGGTCGATATGTCGAGGTTGGAGAACCGCAGCGCGCGCAGAGCCTGTTCCGCACGCTTGCCATCAAGTCCGGCGAAGAGCGCCGCCAGCCGCAGCGCCTTGCGCAGCGGGCGGGTTGGGAGGCCGGGCTTGGGCAGACGGTCCACTACTTCGGTCTGCGCATTGCTCACGCTGGCCAGGGCCGGAATGAGCACGGCAAACGCCCCGGCATCGCGCCATCGCTGCAGCGCGAGTGACGGCCTGTCGACCTGCTCCATGGTCTTTTCGAGTTCCTGCTTGACCCGCTCCGGCGACAGACGACCGAGATGCGGTGCACTCTCCACCACCGCCTGCCAGGTGGCGTCATCGAGTGCAAAACCAAAACGGGAAGCAAACCGAATGGCGCGAAGCGCTCGCAGACGATCTTCGGTCAGACGCTCAGACGCCGTACCCACGGCACGCACCACGCCGCGCGACAGATCGTCGCGACCACCGAAGGGATCGTGCAGCGTTTCGGCAATGGGATCCCAGGCAATGGCATTGATGGTGAAGTCACGCCGAGCGAGATCGTCATTCAGCGAGACACCAAACTCCACCACCGCATGACGACCGTCGGTGTGCACGTCGCGGCGAAACGTGGTGACCTCGTGCATGCGCCCGTCCCGGTCCATCACACCGACGGTGCCGAACTCGATGCCCACCGGCACCGTGCGTCGGAACAGACGCTGGACCTGACGTGGTGTGGCGGACGTGGCCAGATCCCAGTCGAGATGCGCATGACCGAGCAGCGCATCGCGCACGGCGCCCCCCACACACCAGGCCTCGAAGCCGGCTTGCTGCAAGGTGGCGGCCAGCTCCACCACCGGTGCCGGTGGACGCAAGCGGTCCCGTTCCGCGTGTGCTGTCACCTGCACGTCATCCGCAGAGCACGCTGCCGCCGTTCACGTTCAGAATCTCTCCCGTGATGTGGCGCGCCAACGGACTCGCGAGAAATACGACCGGACCGGCAATGTCATCTGGCGATGCCACACGGCCCAAGGGAATGTTGGCGGCAATGCGCGACAGGCCTTCGCCGGCAAAGGGGCGCGCGACCGCCTCGGTGTCCACCCAGCCCGGCGCCACGCTATTGACCGTGATGTTGCGCGCGCCCAGTTCGACGGCCAATGACTTCACGAAGGAAATCATGGCCCCCTTGCTGGCCGCGTAGTCGGCATGCCCGGCCTCGCCGCGCTGTCCGGCGGTGCTGGAGATGAAGATCAGACGCCCGCCGTCGCTCATGTGCCCCACCGCGGCTCGCGCGCCGTAGAACAGCCCGTCGAGGTTGGTGGCCATGGTTTCACGCCAACGCGACTCATCCAGCGCCGAGACGGGGACCGCCTCGTCTGGCCAGATGCCGGAGTTGCCAACAAAAATGTCGACCCCGCCCCAGAGCCCCACGGCCTGCGCCACAAAGTCATCGTTGGCGTCCCGTGTGGCGAGATTACCCTGAAACGCAAAGCCACGTCGTCCGCTGGCTTCGATGTCGCGCAGTACCGCGTTCGCCGCATCCT
Coding sequences within it:
- a CDS encoding replication-associated recombination protein A translates to MSARKSEGPSLFASPDAEPLAARMRPETLEDVVGQQHLLAAGRPLGDAIRRGTIGSVILTGPAGTGKTTIASLIGRYTKQVVVSLNAVTDGIPRLRAIVDEAAERRDFDGTRTLVVVDEIHRWARSQQDALLPHVERGVITLCGATTEVPAFAVVGALLSRCRVYALRPLAVSDIVTLITRALRDERRGLGRRRLVADADTVTWLAEQCDGDARRALGALEAVALTLPDGDTMTVDALSGALGVRVVSYDRQDIDSHAVLSAFHKSCRGSDPHAALYWLARALQAGEDPQVFLRRLAAIATEDIGLADPEALGVVMHAWEAFRRLGPAEGERAVAQAAVYCATAPKSNRLHLAWGAARAAAEATPSLAVPAHLLNLDNAQRPDPARRASYAYPHDYPGAFVAQAYQPAELQGSTYYHPGPFGEERQIAKRLAWWAERGGPPLESPGNSTLVERTEPSSSHSGDPL
- a CDS encoding CCA tRNA nucleotidyltransferase translates to MTAHAERDRLRPPAPVVELAATLQQAGFEAWCVGGAVRDALLGHAHLDWDLATSATPRQVQRLFRRTVPVGIEFGTVGVMDRDGRMHEVTTFRRDVHTDGRHAVVEFGVSLNDDLARRDFTINAIAWDPIAETLHDPFGGRDDLSRGVVRAVGTASERLTEDRLRALRAIRFASRFGFALDDATWQAVVESAPHLGRLSPERVKQELEKTMEQVDRPSLALQRWRDAGAFAVLIPALASVSNAQTEVVDRLPKPGLPTRPLRKALRLAALFAGLDGKRAEQALRALRFSNLDISTVGALVDRWHREGPSLTGQLVAAARPDDASLRRLAARVGRLRMAAFMRLAAAHWAVRDEVSPAAWRALHRRVLRIAFRDAIEVGDLAIDGDDLRRLGVKPGPLLGQLLHEMLEAVLVDPARNTVSELSAMARARLDAGPSPAGGT
- a CDS encoding SDR family NAD(P)-dependent oxidoreductase encodes the protein MIDLSGRRALVTGGARGIGAACARLLARAGADVGIAYRSREDAANAVLRDIEASGRRGFAFQGNLATRDANDDFVAQAVGLWGGVDIFVGNSGIWPDEAVPVSALDESRWRETMATNLDGLFYGARAAVGHMSDGGRLIFISSTAGQRGEAGHADYAASKGAMISFVKSLAVELGARNITVNSVAPGWVDTEAVARPFAGEGLSRIAANIPLGRVASPDDIAGPVVFLASPLARHITGEILNVNGGSVLCG